The genomic interval ctttcccttcccctctcccaccaGCCCTCACCGAGTGCCCACagctcccaggccctgggctacATTAGCCCACAGGCTATGCTTGGTCCTGAGGGAGCACCCACAGGTGATGAGGACACGGGGGTACTAGCTGCCACTGCCTGGGTTCCAGACACTGCACTGAACGCTCTACCTCTAACAGATGCTTATGACCGGTGAGGGACAGGCTCTGTGACGTGGAGTCAAGTGCTCAGGCCACACAGCTGGGATAAGACATCATCCTGGGAGCACTGGGGACACATGAAGGCTCAACCGAGGGGGAGAGGTGGCATGAGAGGTGCTTGCAGGACCCCTGGCTACAGAGGCAGGTGGGGCCAGGGAAAGAACAGGCCTCAGGGTCCTTGCCATCCAGGGCCTGCCATGAGGGAgcatcgggggtgggggggtgagtgcTGGCCATGGCAGAGTGAGGAGGCTGCAGGGGGCAGCCAGGCTAGGACAGAGGTTGTGGTCAGGCTCCCAGATGGGAGCAGAGCCGGAGCTCTGGGCCTGCCCTGGTGGGGAGAGCCCAGGCTCAGCTACTCACAGGTCATcgggggaggcctggggagagCTTGCAGGTATCCTGGGTCAGCAGGTGGCTGGCTGAGGGCTGGGCACTGAGGAGCTGACGCCCTGGCCAGGGTGTGAGCACAGCTGTTCCTTATTGACCATCAAGGTGGGAACAGGGACATGAAAGACCTGGCCTAGGACCAGGGAGTCTGTGGGCTGCCCCCTTGCCTTGCCCTGGGCTCAGTGGTTCCTGATGCTCTCAGACATACTCTGGCTCACCTGCCTCCCACACCTGGCTGCTGTCCTgtaccccccagcccctgcttccCCGACTCAGCCCGCCCAGCCCGAGCCTCTCCCCACTGACCCACCTCACCCACCAGGAGCCAGGCTGCCGTGTTCCCCGCCCGAGACCTCTGCCttgctctgctccctgcctgtctGTTTACTGCCAGGCCTCGCCAGCCTCCTCCTGGTGAATGTCCTGCCCTGAGAGAGCGAAGGAGTGACCCAGCTCCCATGAGAGGTGGTGAGGGGAGATCATCCAGTTACCCTGGTGTCGGACCCCACTGTAAACCAAGGAGGGGCCAAGGCCCATTGATGCTGTGACACATGTGGGTACACCCCCGGCAGCacaggagagggtgagggaggtggtggtgaggggaGGACATCAGAGCAGGTTCTCTGTATGGAATCCTAAAGAACAACAGACCCAGAGACTGAGGCTGCGGGAGGGTGAGGTTGGCCGGAtgcaggtggggagaggggggcggCAGGGCCCCGGACTCCCTCCCTCGCTCCAGAAACCCTAAGGCTAACGTCCCAGTGTGGCTCTGGGCACCCCTTCCTCAAGTATCAGGCTTCAGGCACACTGGCTGGCCAGGCAGGGTGTGAGGCGCGGAGTGGGGCGCAACTCAGCGGAGTCCCGGGGAGGGGAGCGGGTGTGCTTCACCGTCCCCCAGGCTGCTTCCCGAGGAGGCCCGGTTTCCCTCTTTCCCACCCAGCCTGCGGCGGGGGGAGGCTCACCCTCTTCTCTGTGTTGGCAGGTGAAGGGCGGATGCCCGAGGCGGGGGGCCCGCAGGGAGCGCGCGCGGCACCGGCCCGGCAAGCGGCGGCCAGACGGCAGCAGCCTCGGCAGACGCTGGAGTCCGGCTTCCCACCGTCGGGAGGACAGGGCATGACGGCGGCAGATCGGGCCCCACAGTGGCCCGGGCAGGTGGAGAGTCACTAGGGAGGCTCGGCCGCCTCCTCGCCCCGGGCGATCGCCATGCCGGCTGGAGCAGAGCTGCTGGGGCAGGGGCCGCAGCGTGGCGTGGCctcgccccgccgcccgcgctgagCGCTCCGAGGGCTCCGTCTGCCCCGCACCGGCCCGCGTCTCGGCGTCCCCCCCGCTCGGCGGCGACAGGGAGCGGCGCCCCGTCCCGTGCTCTGCATCTGGGCCCGCCGCTGCCGGACCATGGGATGTCGGCAAAGCTCAGAGGAGAAAGAGGCGGCGCGGCGGTCCCGGAGGATCGACCGCCATCTGCGCTCGGAGAGCCAGCGGCAGCGCCGCGAGATCAAACTGCTCCTGCTGGGCACCAGCAACTCGGGCAAGAGCACCATCGTGAAGCAGATGAAGATCATCCACAGCGGCGGCTTCAACCTGGAGGCCTGCAAGGAGTACAAGCCCCTGATCATCTACAACGCCATCGACTCGCTGACCCGCATCATCCGCGCCCTGGCCGCCCTCAAGATCGACTTCCACAACCCGGACCGCGCCTACGACGCCGTCCAGCTGTTCGCGCTCACCGGCCCTGCCGAGAGCAAGGGCGAGATCACCCCCGAGCTGCTGGGCGTCATGCGGCGGCTGTGGGCCGACCCCGGGGCGCAGGCCTGCTTCGGCCGCTCCAGCGAGTACCACCTGGAGGACAACGCCGCCTACTACCTGAACGACCTGGAGCGCATCGCCGCGCCCGACTACATCCCCACCGTCGAGGACATTCTGCGCTCCCGGGACATGACCACGGGCATCGTGGAGAACAAGTTCACCTTCAAGGAGCTGACCTTCAAGATGGTGGACGTGGGCGGGCAGAGGTCGGAGCGCAAGAAATGGATCCACTGTTTCGAGGGCGTCACGGCCATCATCTTCTGTGTGGAGCTTAGTGGCTACGACCTGAAGCTCTACGAGGACAACCAGACGGTGAGTGTGCCGGGCTTTGCCCCTGCCTGTTCCCGCCTCGCTGGCTCCCGGGAAGTGGTGGGCttgagggggtgggcagggcaggctgAGGCACGGGGCTCCGGCCAGGGGCCGTCTCTGGGAGCACAGCGTGGAGCGTGCGGGGGGGGTGTCTCGGGCACCGGAGGGCCTCGGGGTACCGTCTGCTGTGGCGCCTCTCTTGGGGGCCGCTAGCACGGACAGGTCCCACTCTGACCTGAGGGTCCCTCACGGGCCCTCGGGGTCTCTGCATCCCTCTGAGTGACCACCACACCCTCGGGCCCCACCAGGTAGGGATGTCCTCACCCAGCTGCTGACAGCACTACCCTCAGGATGCTCATAGACCCCAGGTACCCAGGTGGCCCCTGCCTCAGTGCCACGAGCAGCCCACACCCATGCCCGAAATGCCCAGGGCGTGGAGAGCCATCCCTCTGCCAAGTGGGACCTACTCCTTGGCCCCAAGACCATGTTGCTTGGAGCCCAGAAAAGCGGCCCTGGGGTGCCCGGCCCGCAGGGAAGGCTcactggggaggaagaagggggagcTGGGCCCTATGaggggctctgctctgggtgaGTTTGGGGTGCAGTCAGGTGTGAGGGGGTGTagccctggaggctgggagggaggtTGACAACTCGGCAGGACATGAATGGAGACAAGGCCCAGGCCAGGCATCCGGTTGCTGGTCTATGTAGCAATCCAGGAAATACACAAAACCCCTATGATTACAGGCACTGTTATGGGTGCTGGGAACTGCAGCCACGGCCCCACAGCCCCATTGGGATCCTTAGAGTCTGGCAGCAACAGGGTTAAGAACTGTTTCTGAGGCTTAATCCCCAGGGGTCGGGTGGGTATGGGGGTTCTTTCAGGCCCTCAGCCTGAACACTGTGGTTCTCAGCGTGGAGAAGGGCGCTCAGAGGAAGGGGGTGGATGGAGCCCCCATAGAGGGGACACAGTGCAGGGAGGTACCCAGGAGCACCCAGGGTTGGTGCTGAGCCAGTGGGGGCTCgagggggagagggtgggcagCATGATGCAGGTGCAACCAAGGCAGAAAGCCCACTGCACAAGGCACCACAGGGGCTTTGGGTGCCCAGGAGTGGTGGTGGAGGCTGAGCAGccggatggggtggggggtggcccaGGCTGTCCTACAGAGGACATTTTGTGCCAGGCAGGAGCACTGAACAGAGACTCGCAATCTGCCCTTGAGGCCTTTGACGCTGGAGGCAGGAGGTGTGGGGGCAAACGGGTCCACAAATAGCCATACATGGTATGGAGCTGTGGGTGCCAGCAGCTCAGGGGGGCAGTGGTCtggcagggggaaggggtggTGATGGTCCTGGTGGGGGACCCACTGTGCtgggaaatgggggtggggggttagcCTCCAGGGCCTAGGGGACCAGGGCAATGGCAAGGAAGGGGCTTCATTCAGTCTTTTTTAAGGCAGGTGGTACCTTTGTTCTTTGGGTTCAGTTGGGAGTCTTAATTGGGCTGCGGCCCCAAGAAAGTATACAGACGGCCTTGGGCTGCGGCCACCATGCTGGGTGCCTGAGCGTATTTCTGGATGGAGAGAAGGTCTGTGTCTTTCAAGGTATTCAAGGAAATCTAGCCTCttggagaaggggaaagaaacagCTGCAGGTGATCGTGAAGACAGGAGGCAGGGCTCCCCCTCTGTCCTGTGTGCACCCGGGGGTCTCTCCAGGACTGTGCCAGGCAGTGACGGTGTCAGGGGCCTAGGCTAAGGACACTGCATCCACGGGGCAGGCCTGCCTTGCTCCCAGCACTGTGTGGTTTCTAGGGTTTCTAGCTCCTCTTGTTCTTCTGCCCACACCCACTTTGGTGCTGTGTGAGGTTCTGGGCAGAGGGACATCCCAGCCAATGGGAAAGGTCAGGCTATTTGATGAGGCATTGCTCTGAGCAGAAGGCTTGGGGCTGACCAGGCTGTGACGCAAGGCCCAGGTCGGGTCCGGGCGAGGCCCCAGGACAGTGGCGGAGCACATCTGCCAGCCACATGGTGCTCCTGTGGTCAGCTCTCCGGCCTTCCGCCTTTTTCTGCCATGTCCTGAGGCTGGTGATagcctgtgctctggggccttcCTGAGGCCAGGATCTCGGGCTGCTAAGTCTGTCATCTCCAGGGCAAGGTGGCAAGTTCCTTCAGCATTGGGCTGGGCTCCCAGACCATCTGTTGGCAAGCTTTGTCAGCCTAGCCTGTGCCCACAGGTGTGGCAGGATGTGGGAGGCGGGATGCCTCAGCCCCGAGTTGGTCCCGTGTTTCATGGAGGTATTTGGCTATCATCTCTGCTATCTGAACCTGTCAACTAGGAGGTGGCCCAAGTGTCCTCAAAGATGGGCCCAAGGCCAAGCCTTCCCTCGTCTGAGGCTCTTCCTGGcccatccctgcctcccccctgcctctctcctctctgttctgGCCTTCCTGGTCTTGTTTTCCTCACACGCTCTGCTGTCTCTGGCCTTAAGTGTGTGATCACCCTGGATCTGCCTGTCCCCATCCTTCAGGTCTCATCTCAGGCATCACCTCCTTGAAAGACCTTCCTTGACCCCAGCGCCAGCACACGCCTCTATTGCAGCCTGTCTGTCATTACACATGGGTCCCCACCTGTGTGCTAGTGAACGGCTGCCCAGTTGGGCTGGGGGCATGAACAGCAGGACAGGCAGCCCCACGAAGGCCCTCACATCTCTAGGCTGCTCCCGGCCCTCTccctggggggatggggggggtgcACAGCTGGCAGCCCTGGGTGGGGATGGCACCCCCCAGCCTGGCTGGGGAGGGGTTCTCTGGAAGGCCTGTATTTGCCTCCTGGAGGCAGCCGGGCTCTGGAGCTGCTCAGGGCATTTTCTAAAGGGAGGGGAGAGCAGCCAGGCCTGCACCCCACCGCTCCCGCC from Canis aureus isolate CA01 chromosome 27, VMU_Caureus_v.1.0, whole genome shotgun sequence carries:
- the GNAZ gene encoding guanine nucleotide-binding protein G(z) subunit alpha; translated protein: MGCRQSSEEKEAARRSRRIDRHLRSESQRQRREIKLLLLGTSNSGKSTIVKQMKIIHSGGFNLEACKEYKPLIIYNAIDSLTRIIRALAALKIDFHNPDRAYDAVQLFALTGPAESKGEITPELLGVMRRLWADPGAQACFGRSSEYHLEDNAAYYLNDLERIAAPDYIPTVEDILRSRDMTTGIVENKFTFKELTFKMVDVGGQRSERKKWIHCFEGVTAIIFCVELSGYDLKLYEDNQTSRMAESLRLFDSICNNNWFINTSLILFLNKKDLLAEKIRRIPLTICFPEYKGQNTYEEAAVYIQRQFEDLNRNKETKEIYSHFTCATDTSNIQFVFDAVTDVIIQNNLKYIGLC